The Coffea arabica cultivar ET-39 chromosome 3c, Coffea Arabica ET-39 HiFi, whole genome shotgun sequence genome contains a region encoding:
- the LOC113734874 gene encoding gamma-secretase subunit APH1-like isoform X2: protein MTVAAGIGYALLALGPSLSLFVAAISQKPFLILTVLSSTLLWLMSLIVLAGVWRAFLPFKTTPSSSAWLPYSILILSSVVFQEGLRVLFWRIYKKLEDILDAFADRVSKPQLFLTDKMQIALAGGMGHGVAHAVFFCLSLLTPAFGPATFYVEKCSQMPFFLVSSMIALAFVTIHTFSMVIAFNGYAEGNRVDQLIVPVVHLVAGMLSFEIAGSIS from the exons atgaCAGTCGCTGCAGGAATTGGGTACGCCTTGTTAGCCTTGGGCCCATCGCTTTCTCTCTTCGTCGCTGCAATCTCTCAGAAACCCTTTTTAATACTCACCGTCCTCTCCAG TACATTGCTATGGCTGATGAGTTTGATTGTTCTGGCGGGAGTTTGGAGGGCGTTTCTCCCCTTCAAAACGACGCCTTCCTCTTCTGCGTGGTTGCCCTATTCAATTCTCATATTGTCCTCCGTCGTCTTTCAAGAAGGCCTTCGGGTCCTCTTCTGGAGAATCTACAA GAAGCTTGAAGATATATTGGATGCTTTTGCTGACAGAGTTTCTAAACCTCAGCTTTTCCTGACTGATAAGATGCAAATTGCCCTAG CTGGTGGTATGGGTCATGGTGTGGCTCATGCTGTCTTCTTCTGTCTCAGCCTTTTAACACCTGCATTTGGTCCAGCAACCTTTTATGTGGAGAAGTGCTCACAGATGCCCTTTTTTCTCGTTTCTT CAATGATAGCTCTTGCATTTGTCACAATTCATACCTTCTCAATGGTCATTGCTTTCAATGGATACGCGGAAGGGAATAGAGTTGATCAGCTTATTGTTCCTGTTGTTCATCTTGTAGCAGGGATGCTT TCATTTGAGATTGCCGGGTCCATCAGTTAG
- the LOC140037888 gene encoding uncharacterized protein: MDIGFSGDLFIWCNNRNGMARIWKRLDRILVNEGWYDAGISLSVSHLTRDPSDHAPLLIFVSTRLDNKPRLFRFLNIWAEYDDFLAVVCESWGQPCFGSPMHILCQKLKRLRKANQVWNKKVFGDIFQAVKQKEEEIRLAEVHMEEFDSEEAQANLHHAQAQLRATLRVEELFWKQKACVRWLQEGDWNTKFFNIAVKQWRVQSIIHRIKNERREWVESDEAIGAEVVCFFEQLFRDPQSTPALDLFQNLPRLLTNGDNEALEQVRSSEEIRPVVFEMDRDSAAGLDGYTGRFFSMAWLIVGDDGYPPSQLGIDAVKSPVAVVDLWLGDGVKWNEMLRDNLLKAQNRMKQIADKGRTERSFIVGDSVYLKSQPYRQSSMALRKYPKLSSKYYGPNKILQRMGKATYIN; encoded by the exons ATGGACATTGGTTTTTCTGGTGACCTGTTTATATGGTGTAATAATAGAAATGGCATGGCTAGAATTTGGAAACGGTTAGATCGGATCCTGGTGAATGAGGGGTGGTATGACGCAGGGATTTCCTTGTCAGTCTCGCACTTGACCCGAGATCCATCTGACCATGCTCCCCTCCTTATTTTTGTCTCGACGAGGTTGGACAATAAGCCACGGTTGTTTAGATTTCTTAACATTTGGGCAGAGTATGATGATTTCCTGGCTGTTGTCTGCGAGTCTTGGGGGCAACCTTGTTTTGGGTCCCCCATGCATATCCTTTGTCAAAAGTTGAAGCGGCTTAGGAAGGCTAATCAGGTTTGGAACAAGAAGGTATTTGGGGACATTTTTCAGGCTGTCAAGCAAAAGGAAGAGGAGATACGGCTTGCTGAGGTTCATATGGAGGAGTTTGATTCAGAGGAAGCTCAGGCGAATCTACACCATGCCCAAGCCCAATTACGTGCTACCTTGCGGGTGGAGGAGCTTTTTTGGAAACAGAAGGCTTGTGTTAGGTGGCTACAAGAGGGTGACTGGAATACTAAGTTTTTCAACATAGCGGTAAAACAATGGAGGGTGCAGTCAATTATTCATAGGATTAAGAATGAACGCAGGGAATGGGTTGAGTCGGATGAGGCAATAGGAGCAGAGGTGGTATGTTTTTTCGAGCAGTTGTTTAGGGATCCGCAGTCGACGCCGGCATTGGACTTGTTTCAGAATCTCCCAAGGCTCTTGACAAATGGGGATAATGAGGCATTAGAACAAGTCCGGTCTTCTGAGGAGATTCGGCCGGTTGTGTTTGAGATGGATAGGGATAGCGCGGCGGGTCTGGATGGCTACACGGGGAGGTTCTTTTCGATGGCCTGGCTGATTGTAGGTGATGAT GGGTATCCTCCATCACAATTGGGTATAGATGCTGTGAAATCTCCAGTTGCAGTAGTGGATTTATGGCTAGGTGACGGGGTGAAGTGGAATGAGATGCTTAGAGATAACCTGCTAAAGGCACAAAATCGAATGAAGCAGATTGCTGACAAAGGGAGAACTGAAAGAAGCTTCATTGTTGGGGATTCAGTTTATCTTAAATCGCAGCCATATAGGCAATCTTCAATGGCCTTAAGGAAATATCCGAAGTTGTCCTCAAAATACTATGGGCCTAATAAGATCTTGCAGAGGATGGGCAAAGCTACTTATATAAATTAG
- the LOC113734874 gene encoding gamma-secretase subunit APH1-like isoform X1: MTVAAGIGYALLALGPSLSLFVAAISQKPFLILTVLSSTLLWLMSLIVLAGVWRAFLPFKTTPSSSAWLPYSILILSSVVFQEGLRVLFWRIYKKLEDILDAFADRVSKPQLFLTDKMQIALAGGMGHGVAHAVFFCLSLLTPAFGPATFYVEKCSQMPFFLVSSMIALAFVTIHTFSMVIAFNGYAEGNRVDQLIVPVVHLVAGMLTLVNLSSGGCIIGIPLLYCMALFTLLHCGKMVWKRLADSQNR; the protein is encoded by the exons atgaCAGTCGCTGCAGGAATTGGGTACGCCTTGTTAGCCTTGGGCCCATCGCTTTCTCTCTTCGTCGCTGCAATCTCTCAGAAACCCTTTTTAATACTCACCGTCCTCTCCAG TACATTGCTATGGCTGATGAGTTTGATTGTTCTGGCGGGAGTTTGGAGGGCGTTTCTCCCCTTCAAAACGACGCCTTCCTCTTCTGCGTGGTTGCCCTATTCAATTCTCATATTGTCCTCCGTCGTCTTTCAAGAAGGCCTTCGGGTCCTCTTCTGGAGAATCTACAA GAAGCTTGAAGATATATTGGATGCTTTTGCTGACAGAGTTTCTAAACCTCAGCTTTTCCTGACTGATAAGATGCAAATTGCCCTAG CTGGTGGTATGGGTCATGGTGTGGCTCATGCTGTCTTCTTCTGTCTCAGCCTTTTAACACCTGCATTTGGTCCAGCAACCTTTTATGTGGAGAAGTGCTCACAGATGCCCTTTTTTCTCGTTTCTT CAATGATAGCTCTTGCATTTGTCACAATTCATACCTTCTCAATGGTCATTGCTTTCAATGGATACGCGGAAGGGAATAGAGTTGATCAGCTTATTGTTCCTGTTGTTCATCTTGTAGCAGGGATGCTT ACGCTGGTAAATCTTTCATCTGGGGGTTGCATTATTGGCATTCCCTTGCTCTACTGCATGGCTCTCTTCACTTTGCTTCATTGTGGAAAGATGGTTTGGAAAAGATTGGCTGACAGCCAGAACAGATAG